The genomic interval GCTGTCGCAGCACGTTGATATACTAATATGGAGTAGTTTGTATAGTAATCGAAGCTAAGAACTAGAAATTAATTGCTTGCGCCTATACGAATGTGAAGTTGCTTGATAGCCACTGCAATTTTTCGTTCTGTGATCTGACCTCTCCTGTAATATGTTGACTATTGAGCTTTCACTAAAGGGAGGAGTCGTCAACCATGTAGCCTACCCTCTCCATTCCAAAAATAAACCAATCCTAGCTATGTATCTGAACTGAACATGTGTGTCCAACTTCGTAGCTAGAGTTTATTTTTATTGGAACAGAGTATCATGTTGAAAAATTATTCTAAAATTCTGAGGGAATATCTTTTCATTATTTATATGACACTTAAataggtttttttaaaaagaatcaataaaataaattaatatatgattggtcacttcataaacatggtagttaaaatttaagttttacatgttagaacaaaaaaattgtaaatatattttaactaGCTGTATTTtcttaatattttaaaagtaagtttataactatttaagtgacatATAAATAAAGAAGAGCTAGAGTTTAAAATTTACTCTGAGCCTACGCCTTCTAAGTACAACAGTTGTTCGTAGCGAACTTGCGTCAACGACCATCCAATATGGGCAATGCAGAAAGATCTTTCAACACTAATCAGGCGCAGATCTTAGCGGCAACGACAGCATGTGCTGCACTTGACGCATTCATACAGATCTGGCGCTCGACACGCCGGGTCATCACAACAAACGAGAAAATAGTGGGCTACTCCGTAGTGGCGGAGCCAAAAATTTAACCCTGTAGGGTCAATTACTTCTAGTTTGTATTCTAGTGTAattatttctctgttttttctgaatttatatataaaaatcaaGACTTATAAGTGTTTCAAAAAAGCCGTGGAGTCGGCAGGTGGAGTCGGCAGATATAGTATATGCGTGGATCCGCCACTGCTACTCGGTACAGTCGTACACTACTCACATCGCATGACGATGAAAAGTCAAATCACCAAATCAAAATTGCAGTGGTCAGCAAGCAACTTCGCATCCGTAGGTGCCAAGCAATTATCATGAATCTGTCGAAATTAGCCCTCGACAACTATTCAACGAAATCCACGTGCTTCGCCACCCAATCGTCTCACACTTGCATCAAAGTTCTAATCGATTACTACTACTAGCTACTCCTGCTACAAATAGTACCGGAAAGCTCATTCCCAGCTGTAGTGGAGCCGAGGAGTCGATTACAGCATGAGTCAAACTGAGCTGCCTGAGTCCACTTCGCCAAGCGAGAGctcgccggccatggcgtccaccacgccggcgccgtACGTCGTCGAGGACTGCGGCCCTAACCTCCAGCTCTTCAGCGACGGCACGGTGATCCGCTTCGAGGACTACAACATCCTCCCTCCGCCGGTCTTGCCTCCCGCGCTGTCCACCGTCCAGTGGAAGGACGTCGTCTACGACGCCGGCCGCGGCCTCAAGCTGCGGGTGTACAGGCCACCGGCGGCTACCGTCGCCGGCGAGAAGCTCCCAGTGCTCGTCTACTTCCACGGCGGCGGGTACGTCATCGGCAGCTTCGAGATGGATAACTTCCACGCGTgctgcctccgcctcgcccaCGAGCTTCCCGCCTTCGTCCTCTCCGCCGATTACCGCCTCGCCCCCGAgcaccgcctccccgccgcccacGACGACGCGGCGACCGCCATGTCCTGGGTGCGCGGCCAGGCCGTGGCGAGCGGGGGCGCCGCCGACCCATGGCTCGCGGAGTCGGCGGATTTCGGCCGGGTGTTCGTCTCCGGCGACTCGGCCGGCGCGGGCATCGTCCACCACGTCGCCCTCCGCCTCGGGTCGGGCCAGATCGCCGTCGACCCGGCGCGCGTCGCGGGGTGCGCGCTGCTGTTCCCGTActtcggcggcgaggagaggacgAGGTCGGAGGCGGAGTACCCGCCGGGGCCGTTCCTGACGCTGCCCTTCTCCGACCAGGGGTGGCGCCTCGCGCTGCCGCGGGGCGCCACGAGGGACCACCCGCTGGCCAACCCGTTCGGGCCGGAGAGCCCGGCGATGGACGGcgtcgcgctgccgccgctgctcgtgGTGGTCGCCCAGCTCGACCTGCTGCGCGACCGCGACGTGGACTACGCCGCGAGGCTGAGGGCGATGGGGAAGCAGGTGGAGATGGTGGAGTTCGAGGGGCAGCACCACGGGTTCTTCGCCGTCGAGCCGTTAGGCGACGCCGGGAGCGAGCTGGTCCGGGTCGTGAGGCGCTTCGTCTACGGCCACGGCGGTGACGCCGCCGCGTCCAAGTAAATCCAGCCGACCAGACACCGATCGCTTTCGGTGGCATTGCGTCAGCTGCCACGTGACAGCATGGGACACGCGCCCAGTTCCCACCATGTGATACACGCCCACGGCCCACCTTGGAAGCCTATTGGACATTGGATTTTAACTAGGCCCACTCATATACGACTTGTACCAAACCAAtcttctcaaaaagaaaaaataaatccatataAGATATAAGATGAATTGTATgatttctgttttttcttttcaatgaCGAATTTGAAATTCCACATGCATTTGAATTGTTCCCTACCATTTGTGAGAAAGGAGTAtaacaggtgggtcccatattttttataaataaaatgctgactagactaccacgcgtacgccacgtaggacaaaaccgctctagaTTGGGTCGAGAGGGGTAATTTGTCTGGTTTTAACAGTTTAAGGGTGAGCGATGTACTTTttgggtttaggggggtaattcagtcgatcgcgatagttcgggggggggggggagggggttaattcatactttttcttACCTACTAATCCATTTGAAATGCATTGCTAGAGAAAGGGGCATCGGTCCCGGTTGATAaacccctatagtcccggttattcGGTCGAGGGGGGGTATTTTATCtagtattgaaagtttaggggtGAACGATGTCTTTTTCGGGTTTAGGGGTATAATTCGGTCGATCGCGGTAGCTCGGGGGGAGGGggttaattcgtactttttcttaACTACTAATCCATGCACTGCTGGAGAAAGGGGCATCGGTCCCGGTTGATAatcccctatagtcccggttatgCAACCGGAAtcacgaatccgggactaaagatgcccatctttagtcttgggtgaaataaccgggattaaaaattgttaccaaccaggactaaagtctAAAGATGGACCCAGGCCAGGTCCGGTtgctagtttcttttttttcccattgttttaaacattggatATTGATTTCACTCTATCCTCGAATCATCCCCAGATCGTGAAATCCCAAATCGATCATCACAGATCACAGAACAAAAGGATATCttcaaatcctcaaatcgatcgtctccaaatacatcacaaattctaaaaaaatacatcacaagttctaaaaaaatcatcacaaatatatcacatatttacatcacacacaaatcaattACATCTAAGatccgaatcacaaattctataaaaaaaacatctcaaaTCCGGCAGAGGCACAGGTCGCTGCCTGCCGCGCGGCCCTCTGTGCCAGCCGGCCGCTACCGCGCAGGCCGCCACCTGCCGCGCGGCCACGCCGCCATCCACCACCCTCCGCTGGCCTCGCTCGATCTGCTCTCATCAATAGAGGAGGAAtagccccgcaaaaaaaaagatagaggaatagaaaggagaggataagagagaggaggaatagGAAGGATATGATAAGGATAAGGGAGAGGAATAGGAAGATGAGCAATTTGGGAGGATAAGTCCTAGGGGATTATATACTGTGTATGGATTTTTACccaccaggactaaagattaatTTTCAATCCTAAAAATGCTCGGCCCCCTGACAGTCTCGGTCAGAAATAGGAGGGAGAGGgtaagagagaggaggaataggatcactaggactaaagatcacctaGAGCCGATAGAGTTTTAAACCgggataaaaaaatcatatttagtcccggtttctattaaaccgggactattgtattTTTTTGTCCACCCAATAAAGATGGTTTCTAGCGATGGCTAATAGGGGAATGCTATGCGGAGGGAGAATGATTGTGGCCGAGCAACCAAACAAAGCCTTCTTGATAGAGGCCATGTTGCTGTTGAGTGGATGGGCACATAACCGAAGAATCGGTGCCAGAGAGCCATTGAGTCCATGTTGTTGTCGAGTGAATGGCACATGGGCCGATGAATCAGTGCCATAGCCCTTGAGTCGGCTACCCGTGCGATTCCTCTCTTGACTTCGCGTGTGGGTTCTCCTGTGCGAAAAGGCTAATGGTCAGCCCATTTCCTTTTTGGCCCACTCGGTTTTGGCCTTTCCTTTTTTAACTAGGCCTTGTTTAATTCCAAAAAATTTTTagtcaaaaacgtcacatcaaatgtttggacacatgtataggcattaaatgtgggaaaaaaatcaattgcacaatttgtatgtaaattgcgagatgaatcttttaagcctaattacaccataatttgacaatgtgattctacagtaaatatttgccaatgacggattaattagacttaataaattcgcctCGCGGTTTACatgcgaaatctgtaatttattttgctattagtctacgtttaatacttcaaatgtgtgtccatatactttaaaaactttacacccaaagaactaaacacaccctaatcaTTTTATAGGCTTATGGTCACTTAGCTTTCTTTATTCAGCAGATCGAGTATAAATTGAGCCTCTTTGTTTTCCTACTAGGCCATTTCTTATCATCCCACACGTATTTTTTTGCCTTgtctatttttctaatttattttaaaaaattgtttgAAGTTATATGTACATGTTGTACGTACAaagttatatatgtatatgtaaaaatataaggtttatatgtataattttttattggGCTAATGTGCTACTGGGCCAGAAATCCTCTTGTTGGCCATTTaaacaaaaagagaaaaggaggcGTAGAGCACCGGAAAAGCTAATacgcgcgcggcgccggcggtgcgcGTTTCAGGCCCAGAAGGCCCAGCGCCGCTGTGCTGGCGCGCATGCGTCtcctccacttttttttttttttttacctttttcccacttttttcggttttttatctagcatgttttgagtttgaaagtttaaaatttttgagttgaaaatttttaaatctgaacttgaaaatttttaaatcccgacttgaaagttttcaaatctcgagttgaaagttttcaaatcccgatttgaaaagtttcaaaattttcaaatcttagatttgaaagttttcaaaatctcgacttgaaagttttcaaatcttgagttgaaagttttcaaatctcaaattgaaagtttttaaaattttcaattctggacttgaaagttttcaaatctgagttgaaagttttcaaatttcaagttgaaagttttcaaatctgagttgaaagtttttaaaatttgaaacttaatctcaagttgaaagttttcaaatctgagttgaaagtttttaaaatttgaaacttaaatcgaaagtttttagatctaacttaaaaaaatttcaatctgTTTGTAAAAAAATCTCCAGAATCTTTCCTAATTACTATTATTAGTGTTAAGTACATTAACTAATGTAGTTACTTAAGACTAAATGGAGGGAGGAGTGCTCGCTGCTAACGCGCACGCGCCAACTAGCAGCCCCCCTAGATCACACCCGTATTGGTTTTGTCCATGGCTTATTTTTTCGTTTCCAATTGTGCGTCCCTTGTGCGTGATTGACCGTGGATTAGACCACCCCTCTCCTGTGTTGTTCTTGGGCCAAAGCTGGCGTGGCACCCATGTTATCAACCTGGGTCCGGAATgcaaatatgataaatatatatggtgattaaataaaaatatagggTTACCTTAAATTTATTGTAAAACTTTAGTAGCTAATACTAATAAAAGTGATGAGTGAAATTAACTCAATTAAAAAAGCGGCATATGCTCTGTTGCTCACCTTAGCACTGGTAGGTGTGAAGCAAACGTCAGTGGTAAAGTTGGAATCAGTTGGACTCCGTTGTTTACGTCGGTGCTCGTCCTTTTCTGTTCTTCTTCGATCTGATTTGCTAGGTGTGGAACCAACACCAAACCTTTAAATCTACtgctctacttttttttttttgaacaactCTACTATTTGCTGGCATCCGTTAAAAGAGCAAACTGGACATTGTTTACACGTCCCTCTAGTCTCATGGTTCTAGTTCTAGTAGACTAGAGAATCTGAACACTACGTTATAACCCATGTGGTCAATAAAATTGATAATAATCTCAAAGGATATCCAAATCCTATATACTTTCATAGagttaaagaaaaagtttataCATGTACCATAACCCCTCAGCGTGATGTCTTCGAATGATCAATCCATAGCCTAATGTGTATAGCCTTTTCTCTATGATTGATCAAGGCTACAAATCTCTTTCATTTGCACCTTATTTCCATCTCTGCCAAACAATATTCCCGTGGCAAATGCCCGGAATTTTATCCAATAATACTATAAAAAGTAAAGAGCACTTGCCACAATTCCACTATCCATATGGCAAATTGTTTGGAGTAGCCGCCTTCGGATGAGATCAAGGATACACTACCTACATTCCcgaacaaaaataaaaggaacAATATACTCCATGGTGAACTGCTAGATAGCCACCAGGAATCCACGATGCGACAGCCTATCCATCCATCGCCAACCAAAGCGCCCGATGGAGCATCCTCTCACTCTCCCGATCATGCACCAGAATTTCCACGCGGCTGCAAACATGCAACTCTCCGGACGCGATGCGCCCCATCGCTGTCCACCGCTCGATCTATCAATCTTTCGGCGGCACACGCCGGAAAGGCGAGCTGCCGGCGACGGCCAGGGCCCCCTCGACACGGCCACCACCACAACCGAACACCCTGTTCCGAGCCGGTGAAAAAAAACGCCAAAAAACCCCACGTAGCGCACTAGCGTCTGTAGCtgcgccactgccaccgccaccgctggcCAAAGCCAATCCAAGCTTCCCGTTCCGCCCCCGTAAAAAAAGGCGTTACAAGCGGCGGCGTACTTATCGAAATGGAGCTTGGGCCCCCCTCCTCAACACGGTGCGAATGCCCGCATTAACTAGAGCGCTGCGCTGTGCACTGCTCGCTGCACGGGTGGCACTCGCACGCGAGAAAGCACGCCGCGCATTCGCCTCTCACGGCGAAATGCTGTCGCAGCCCGCCGCGGCGCTGGCTCGCTTGCCCCCCGCGTCGGTGCGCGTCCTCGTCGGGTTCGGGGCGGCGCTGCTCGTCTCGCTCGtcgtcctccaccgccgccccgccgcgaggggggcggcgggcggcggcggccccgcggAGTACGACCCGGCCGCGCGGTTCCTGGCCCTGTCCGAGGGGGCGAACGCGACCATCGCCGCCGACCTGCGGGCGCTCACCGCGGGGCCGCACCTCGCggggacgggcgcggcggccggcgccgccgcgcgggtgCTCTCGGGGTTCCGCGCCGCGGGGCTCCGAACCCTAACGCGGGAGTACACGCCGCTGCTCTCGTACCCGGGGCACGCCTCCCTCGCGCTGCTCCGCGCCGACCGGACCCTCCTCGCGCACCTGTCCCT from Oryza glaberrima chromosome 3, OglaRS2, whole genome shotgun sequence carries:
- the LOC127765920 gene encoding probable carboxylesterase 15, with the protein product MSQTELPESTSPSESSPAMASTTPAPYVVEDCGPNLQLFSDGTVIRFEDYNILPPPVLPPALSTVQWKDVVYDAGRGLKLRVYRPPAATVAGEKLPVLVYFHGGGYVIGSFEMDNFHACCLRLAHELPAFVLSADYRLAPEHRLPAAHDDAATAMSWVRGQAVASGGAADPWLAESADFGRVFVSGDSAGAGIVHHVALRLGSGQIAVDPARVAGCALLFPYFGGEERTRSEAEYPPGPFLTLPFSDQGWRLALPRGATRDHPLANPFGPESPAMDGVALPPLLVVVAQLDLLRDRDVDYAARLRAMGKQVEMVEFEGQHHGFFAVEPLGDAGSELVRVVRRFVYGHGGDAAASK